TTTCAAGGCCTTCATATTTGCAGAATAGTGATCATTTTGTTAGTCACATATTTGTGAAGAGTGATAATCATTAGGCCTGACATGATGACACCTccgtacatgcacgtacattgTAGTGAAGTAAGCTCGACCAGTAATGAGTATGATAATTTTGATGTAGCTATTGCAGATTTCGTAAAATCATTGAAAATAGACCACCTAAACTAAAATCATGGCTATATAAAGATGGGGACCCATCCTGACAACTCATGTGACCACTAGGAATGTCCACTGTACATTTTAATAGACATAAAAATTACTACTTGTATTCCTTGCTGCCCACgcactaaccctaaccctaacacaccacacccaccttgaAGAAGTCTCCAAATGACCAGTTGCCGAGCATTTCAAAGAAGGTGTGATGGTAGGTGTCCTTGCCGACATCATCCAAGTCATTATGCTTGCCCCCTGCGCGAATACACTTCTGACTGTTGACCACACGTGAGAGTTTGGCAAAGTCACTGCCGGGATCGACAGTGCCTTGGAAGATGGGCTTAAACTGGAGGGGGGGGTAGGTTTATGTAAAATAAAATTGATTATTGTTCCAAAAGTAGAGTTAttcgtatatacatgtacatgaggtGCATGACCATGATAATCTTGATCAAGTCACCTGATTCATGCCGGCATTGGCAAATAGGAGGGTGGGATCGTCATGGGGTACAGTGGAGGAGCTCGGCACAAACGTGTGCTTCAAGTCCTCCCTCTCCACATAGTATTGGATGAAGATATCCCGTATTTGCTGGCCGGTCAGGGACGGGTCCATGGCAGCTGTATAACGTCGTACTCTTGAGGCTTGCTGAGCAACAAAAATATCGGTCTTACATCGTATCATGCAGAGCACAGATATTCTATCATTTTGCACCATATCAACAATTCAATCAGTATAAATATTCCAGAGCTTTTCTAACGCATGGTACATGTAAGAAATGTAAGAAATGGACGGTACCTTTTAgcgacataattattcaaaccCAACTACATGTAACGCATGTGCATGACCTTTAGCACTTCATAACAATAttcatatgcacatgtacaactaTGTGAATTTGATTAAAGCTTACCAAAGGTGTAAGTAACTTCCAATCAGAATAAAACCTTTAATGCCAATTTTTATGATAAATATTTAGATTGACCAACTTGCAGTAGTTACTTCTTGACAAGACAAGACACTAACTTGATTgatttttcataattataccgatcAAAGTTAAGAGCGCAGAGTTGTGTGACTTCTAAAGGACGTTCTGAACGTGGTTGTACAACACACAAGTAACGAGGCACATGTGTAAACATTAGAAAGTAACCTGAGTTAGATGTATACCACTGCACCAGTATTGTTTATTGTTGTCAAACTAGCAGTGCTAGTAAGAATACTTAATATTTATTCTAGAATATCTTAGAATAGACCTATATCATATTTAATATTGAGAAAATAACACCTAAATTCAGGTCCCTCTGTGAACCAATCCACCATGTCAACTCACCCAAGTCAGTTTCCAAGCGAATGAGACCCTGCTGAACATGTAAAGCTGCTTTCTTTGTCTCACAAGCACATGGCATTACCGCAGTTGTGTGGGAGGTACTTCCGGTCCTGCTTGGGATCtagagctagcctcgagaccaggccgattaaaattaatcggcctggatttgGAGGCTAATCTAGAGCCTGCTACATAGCTATGATGCAAGTATTTGTTTATTTTCTGAGGCTTCAATGTAAACATTGTTCAAATATAAATTACCATGGATTTGGCTCCAAAAGACATTCAGTGCTTTGAGAACATTCCCAGCAATAGCTACAGCTTTCACTGCCATTTGAAATCATTCACTACTATTGCTGCAATGACTCCTTGCAAAGTACTAAGAAGAGCAACACTAAGCCTGCTACTGGCTGCAATACTACAGGTAGGTGTGTACTTGCAGTGAGTGGGTGATACCCACAGCAGCTGCTGTATGTACTGAACATCCCACAAGAATATTTggtgcagcatgcatgcaaaattgTGTCTGCATATATATATCTGATTCAACACCTGATATTGTAATTGCATGATTTTTGCTTTGCAGGTATTTGTACTATGCAATACGCAATCGTCTGCTAGTGGAGTTGTCTTTCTTGACGACTGCTCAATGTGTGCCGAAGACGAGAAATGTTTGGAAAAAGACGATGGAACGAAGTACTGCAAGCAATGTGCACCAGAAGACTGTAGTATCTTACCCACTGACCTAGTGTGTGCTTCTAATGGCCAAACTTACGACAACCTATGTGAAATGAAAAAAGCAGCTTGTGAGCTGGACAGAGTACTACGAGTAGAGTTTCAGGGAACAGCATGTGAGTAAATTGTGTAATTCACCGTGCATGATTAGGATgccaactataataatagatatAAATTTTAATCGTTAGTCAGAAACCATTAAAAGTAGTATCTATAGTAaattacatgtgtacaatgtacatcatCAGTTTGGTGATTATCCATTGATCAGTTTTAAACCTTGCAATTACACACTATTCTCACTGACACACATAAATACAGGTCCTACACTGCCTCCCCCAGTGCAAGGTAAGACATGAATTATATCTGATGCTGAAACTGTATTTATAATGATTTTATGTTCTTCCAATAGCAATATGCAAACTTCAACAAGACAACTTCGACCTTCACAAAAACAACTTATATCAAAATTGTGACATAGCTAACATTTACGAAAAATCTAATAATGGCAGTCTAACACTTGACGATCTGAATTTGGAGTTTTGCCACCGGCCTCACTGTGTAGAGAATAAGTTCATAAGACGCCAGTGCCACCGTTTTGCACAAGAGTGGTGTTGGTGTGTCGATGATAACGGAACACCAAGCAACTTTCAAAAGAACCTGGAAGTCGGAACCTGCAGTAAGTTAGCATGCCAACagccaaaattaattttaatgtcaACCATCAACAATGAAGAGTCTGTGTATGTCATtaactgtaacataattatatctacagcTCAAACAAGGAACTGCTACAGTAACGGACAAAAATGGAAGCACGGAGCTAGCTACCCTAATCCTAACAGTTGCGGACCATGGtacgcatgcatgtgtataataattatactgagtgCCTGCATGGACCACTAAAAAGTGaattaaccccccccccccgcacCACTATGCATGGGCCAGCTCCATCCTTAGATAAATGCAtgaaattcatgaacattattttaattATGGCAATTATGTTTCATAACAGCCAATGCTTGGACGGAGAGGAGAAGTGCTACCCAGAATTGACATTTGCTCTAATAAATGGAGTTCTCAATGATACTGAGCTCGAGAGACTGCAAGATGAACTCTTGAGAATCTTCTACATCCAGTACAATCATAGACAAGAAGACTATCAGCAGCTGATGGAGTACCTAACAGACCACTCAACTTACAATGTCATTCGCCATGACAATGACATTAATGGTGAGCAAACACCtgacagtgtacatgtacttaactcttatgcatgcatgcatacagagAGGGTTTATATAGCCGCTCCAACACACAGCAGCCAGCCATGCATGACCAATATAGctgtccatgcatgtatatgtatacgtatagCTCATTCATTTATTTATTAAAATCTTCTATACAGTGTCTTTGACTCTAAAGGAGAATATTTTGAACTACAAGTTCGATAAGCACGACAAAAGCCAAGATGACAAGCTACAATCCGCAGAATTTTTTTCACTTCGAAACGACCTCTCTGAATTCTTACACTGTGATGCCATCCTCAATTATATTCAAGACAAGATCACCAGCACTAGTGTTTCTCAACCATCCAATCAACCATTCTCAATATCAAGAAAAGAGTTTCAACAATTTTTCGCAGCAGAGCTGTTTGaaggtatgcatgcatgcatattaatgCAATACGAtaagaacatgcatgcatgcacttatatTTAATAGATTGATCGCCTTTACACAATACAgtcacctatatatatagtagcacAGTTTACCATATTCATTGTGCATGTCCCTTTATGAATTTTCAGTAATATTTCCCATTTTACAGATTCAATCGCATCATCTGGCGTGAGTAAGCGAGATACTGAGCAAGTTCGGGAGAGATTAACGATGAAACGGTTGAGTCATCGCAATAAGTTCTATTACACTTTGTTTTGAGTCATCAATCATCTTAACAGAATAGCTAATTATGTAAAATATCAATTTCACTTGTTACTTTAAGCGACTGTTGACAGTCAAACATGTACAGATTTAATTTGTATTATCAAAGCACCTGTTTTAACAGGATAAATCATTATCATTTTTCACGTAGACAATGTCCAAAGCATTCTATATTATATCatcatatcataattatattttacaTCATCATGAATTATTTATTAAATCCGACATACATGATTGACTTAATTGTGCATTTCAATCACTAAATTAACGGCTTGTAGATAAATGCATGTAAACAAAACATGCAGAAGGAGCTGATATTATCAGCAAAGTTAACACTAGGGGttggtagaataattatgctggtataattttgagcataataattataaattataattataggcaattttttttgagaattatgctggcataatggGCACTTCGATATCACAATTATGAGAATATTAGGCAAGTTTTGGAAAAACAATTTTACTTTGTAGGCCTGATTATAAGCACTGGTGGTTAATTATATCCTTGacattctatataattatgttattaaaTACAATGTAGATAAGTCATGTGGCCATTTATTTATAGTTTGACGTTACTTGTGTGATGACATGGGGTGTGGTTTGTGTAATAGGTAAGATCTCTACCAACCCCTAGTTAACACTGTCAGACGAGTTGCATTAACAAGCTAGAACTCGGATTTTCTTGGAGGAAGATGATAAAACTCATACATGGATtacaatatacatgtgtacaggaAGTGAATATTTCCACCAACAAAAACTTTAAATTGAaaccatgcatacacacatatGGACATTAATTTGACGGTTTACTTAAACTAGCTTGACCTGCATGATATGTAACTGGTAGGCGGTTAGCTATAGCAGTATATAAAAACATTATGTAAGCAACTGTATTTCGTACGAGTCATGCAGTTTTAAGACTAGTGTACACTGAAGTCTGGTTCTTTGACAATGGTCTTGTTTCCATTCTTTCCTGTCTTCCCTGGTCTCCACAAATGTCTAGCACTGCTGCATCTGCAcagaaggggggggggaggggggcagGGGATAAGAGTACAAAAATCGGCTGGGGTGCAGAAAGGGAGAAAGTTTAGCATTCGAAAGgaacatatatatacatataaagCTTGAGGATATCAATTGCAAATCATAGTGTGAGTGTATACACTTGTCATCTTTATCCACCCAGGAAAAGGATGTTTTGATAATTTTATCCTAAATGAAATGTGTATTTAATTTCATTACGAACACACTCTGTTGTTATAGGAAGGACGTACATGTAACAACAGTGCACAGGCTTGAGCACACTTCCCATACATCCAGCATTGACAGAACATAACAACAGA
This region of Halichondria panicea chromosome 12, odHalPani1.1, whole genome shotgun sequence genomic DNA includes:
- the LOC135344790 gene encoding uncharacterized protein LOC135344790; translation: MDLAPKDIQCFENIPSNSYSFHCHLKSFTTIAAMTPCKVLRRATLSLLLAAILQVFVLCNTQSSASGVVFLDDCSMCAEDEKCLEKDDGTKYCKQCAPEDCSILPTDLVCASNGQTYDNLCEMKKAACELDRVLRVEFQGTACPTLPPPVQAICKLQQDNFDLHKNNLYQNCDIANIYEKSNNGSLTLDDLNLEFCHRPHCVENKFIRRQCHRFAQEWCWCVDDNGTPSNFQKNLEVGTCTQTRNCYSNGQKWKHGASYPNPNSCGPCQCLDGEEKCYPELTFALINGVLNDTELERLQDELLRIFYIQYNHRQEDYQQLMEYLTDHSTYNVIRHDNDINVSLTLKENILNYKFDKHDKSQDDKLQSAEFFSLRNDLSEFLHCDAILNYIQDKITSTSVSQPSNQPFSISRKEFQQFFAAELFEDSIASSGVSKRDTEQVRERLTMKRLSHRNKFYYTLF